The following proteins come from a genomic window of Streptomyces sp. ALI-76-A:
- a CDS encoding phosphatase PAP2 family protein yields MPSSAGHRSPTSVRERAVNRRGFLKTSLGASAGVLAAPTLATWLSATDAKAATAFAAFVDDYRTNVVANLTPETNAVVRILGGMAEVWKTGDAWNTGTPLLPEVLRANMRYCARVTSARTEAQAKEAFLYDRQHQSYAMIAGLGPLAGLYRAGAKAVTSITAAPDTTPATTISDAVPAGAPAGSAIGAGSYDSALGQVARLVDTVRGPFASGNPGKYAFQYPRPWRMNEDSEVVDTGAKDALGYPVYDSKVVVATQLLRQRSTSPVDDGGFPSGHTNAFHLAALAFAYAVPERFQELVTRAFELSHTRIMAGMHSTVDVLGGRIMATALAAAALADPANADLKAAARAQALAYFQERTGTTADTLYTYAHADASDPYADRKANERVVEPKLTYVLTRRGRNAPLTVPKGAEVLLETRLPYLDAAQRREVLRTTALPAGYVLLDGFEQWGRLNLFAAADGYGAFDSDVTVTLDATAGGFRAADRWRNDIDGDGGLTKRGTGTLTLTGHNRYTGGTSLADGVLVAASAHALGHGDVRVQGGTLRLGKSLRVHGTYTQESGTLEVTLRSGQEPVLEVTRRAVLGRGSTLSLRLDAERPPAAGRTVRVLGAPVVRGQFDRVELNSDRLRAVPVHTADGLSVRLLKR; encoded by the coding sequence ATGCCGTCCTCAGCCGGGCACCGCTCCCCCACCTCGGTCCGTGAACGCGCCGTGAACCGAAGGGGGTTTCTGAAGACGTCCCTGGGCGCCTCGGCCGGGGTGCTGGCCGCGCCCACGCTCGCGACCTGGCTGTCCGCCACGGATGCGAAGGCGGCCACGGCCTTCGCCGCGTTCGTCGACGACTACAGGACCAACGTCGTGGCGAACCTGACGCCCGAGACCAACGCCGTGGTCCGGATCCTCGGCGGCATGGCCGAGGTGTGGAAGACCGGTGACGCCTGGAACACCGGCACCCCGCTGCTGCCCGAGGTGCTGCGCGCCAACATGCGCTACTGCGCCCGCGTCACGTCCGCGCGCACCGAGGCACAGGCGAAGGAGGCGTTCCTCTACGACCGCCAGCACCAGAGCTACGCCATGATCGCGGGCCTCGGCCCGCTGGCCGGCCTCTACAGGGCGGGCGCCAAGGCGGTCACGTCCATCACCGCCGCCCCCGACACCACGCCCGCCACCACGATCAGCGACGCCGTGCCGGCCGGTGCCCCCGCCGGATCCGCGATCGGCGCCGGTTCGTACGACTCGGCGCTCGGGCAGGTGGCCAGGCTGGTCGACACCGTGCGCGGCCCGTTCGCCTCGGGCAACCCCGGCAAGTACGCCTTCCAGTACCCGCGTCCGTGGCGCATGAACGAGGACAGCGAAGTCGTCGACACGGGGGCGAAGGACGCGCTCGGCTACCCGGTGTACGACTCCAAGGTGGTCGTCGCCACGCAGCTGCTGCGGCAGCGCAGCACCTCGCCGGTGGATGACGGCGGCTTCCCCAGCGGCCACACCAACGCCTTCCACCTGGCGGCCCTGGCCTTCGCGTACGCGGTGCCCGAGCGGTTCCAGGAGCTGGTGACCCGTGCGTTCGAGCTGAGCCACACCCGGATCATGGCCGGCATGCACTCCACGGTCGACGTCCTCGGCGGCCGGATCATGGCCACCGCCCTGGCCGCCGCCGCGCTGGCCGACCCGGCGAACGCGGACCTCAAGGCCGCCGCCCGCGCCCAGGCCCTGGCGTACTTCCAGGAGCGGACCGGCACGACCGCGGACACCCTGTACACGTACGCCCACGCGGACGCGTCCGACCCGTACGCCGACCGGAAGGCCAACGAACGCGTGGTCGAGCCCAAGCTGACGTACGTGCTGACCCGGCGCGGCCGCAACGCGCCGCTGACCGTGCCGAAGGGCGCGGAGGTGCTGCTGGAGACGCGGCTGCCGTACCTGGACGCGGCCCAGCGGCGCGAGGTGCTGCGCACGACCGCGCTGCCCGCCGGGTACGTCCTGCTGGACGGCTTCGAGCAGTGGGGGCGGCTGAACCTGTTCGCCGCGGCGGACGGGTACGGCGCCTTCGACTCCGACGTGACCGTCACGCTGGACGCGACGGCCGGCGGCTTCCGGGCGGCCGACCGCTGGCGCAACGACATCGACGGCGACGGCGGTCTGACCAAGCGCGGCACCGGCACGCTGACCCTCACCGGCCACAACCGGTACACCGGCGGCACGTCGCTGGCGGACGGTGTCCTGGTCGCCGCCTCGGCGCACGCGCTGGGCCACGGTGACGTGCGGGTGCAGGGCGGCACGCTGAGGCTCGGCAAGTCGCTGCGGGTCCACGGCACTTACACACAGGAGTCCGGCACGCTTGAGGTGACCCTGCGGTCGGGCCAGGAGCCGGTGCTGGAGGTGACGCGGCGGGCGGTGCTCGGCCGGGGCAGCACGCTGTCGCTGCGGCTGGACGCCGAACGGCCGCCGGCGGCGGGGCGCACGGTCCGTGTGCTCGGCGCCCCGGTGGTGCGCGGCCAGTTCGACCGCGTCGAGCTGAACTCCGACCGGCTGCGGGCCGTACCCGTCCACACGGCGGACGGACTGTCGGTACGACTTCTGAAGCGGTGA
- a CDS encoding BadF/BadG/BcrA/BcrD ATPase family protein, producing the protein MPDALPSSPLVVGIDVGGTKTHLRAVAGDTCVADHVRPSGGWRPHDPVAAAGWLAALVAGVLPAGARPSAVAVGGHACETPRQAAQIRTALHLHFDAPARVTGDAELLVPAAGLDRGVGLVAGTGSVAVGRRADGTPVQVGGWGAVLGDEGGSAGLVREAVRSAWAAHDRGEDPDALAAGLVAAFGVHEVPALGAALERATDASAEWGRHAPVVFAAAEAGSPLARSVIAYGGRSLAALVARLAARGVAVDDVVVAGRTVLAQPALYDAFVSALGTSVPGARPRPLDVPPVEGAVAMARSLV; encoded by the coding sequence GTGCCGGACGCTCTCCCCTCGAGCCCGCTCGTCGTCGGAATCGACGTGGGCGGCACCAAGACGCACCTGCGCGCCGTCGCGGGCGACACCTGCGTCGCCGACCATGTCCGCCCGAGCGGCGGCTGGCGCCCGCACGACCCGGTGGCCGCCGCCGGATGGCTCGCGGCCCTGGTCGCCGGGGTGCTGCCGGCGGGCGCACGCCCGTCCGCCGTGGCCGTCGGCGGTCACGCCTGCGAGACGCCCCGCCAGGCCGCCCAGATACGCACCGCGCTCCATCTGCACTTCGACGCGCCCGCACGCGTCACGGGGGACGCCGAACTGCTCGTGCCCGCCGCCGGACTGGACCGGGGTGTCGGCCTGGTGGCCGGTACCGGCTCCGTCGCGGTCGGCCGCCGCGCCGACGGCACTCCCGTCCAGGTCGGGGGCTGGGGCGCGGTACTCGGCGACGAGGGCGGTTCGGCCGGTCTCGTCCGCGAGGCCGTACGGTCCGCGTGGGCGGCGCACGATCGCGGCGAGGATCCCGACGCACTCGCCGCGGGCCTGGTCGCCGCGTTCGGCGTCCACGAGGTGCCGGCGCTCGGCGCGGCCCTGGAACGGGCCACGGACGCCTCCGCCGAGTGGGGCCGGCACGCGCCCGTCGTGTTCGCCGCCGCCGAGGCGGGCTCGCCGCTCGCCCGCTCGGTGATCGCCTACGGTGGCCGCTCGCTGGCCGCGCTCGTGGCCCGGCTCGCCGCCCGCGGAGTGGCCGTCGACGACGTCGTGGTCGCCGGCCGTACCGTCCTCGCCCAGCCCGCCCTGTACGACGCCTTCGTGTCGGCCCTGGGAACGAGCGTGCCCGGGGCCCGGCCGCGTCCGCTGGACGTGCCGCCGGTCGAAGGGGCCGTGGCGATGGCCCGTTCACTCGTATGA